From Treponema sp. OMZ 787:
AGTAACCATGAAAAATTTACTTGAATCAGGCGTACATTTCGGCCATCAAGTAAAACGCTGGGATCCGAGAATGAAAAAATACATTTTTTCGGAAAGAAACGGAATTCATATCATCGATTTGCAAAAAACAATCGTTGCAATCCGTGAGGCCTATGAGGCTGTCCGCAAGGTAACATCCGAAGGAAAGTCGGTTTTGTTTGTAGGAACAAAAAAGCAAGCCCAGCAGACAATTCAAAAAGAAGCTGAAAGATGCGGAATGTTCTATATCAACAACCGCTGGCTTGGCGGAATGCTCACAAACTTTGCAACAATCAAAAAGAGCTTGGCCCGTCTTAAGAAAATCGAAAAAATGGAAGTTGACGGAACCTTTGATAATCTTACAAAAAAGGAAGTTGCTTCCCTTCAAAAAGAAAAAGTAAAGCTTGAGAAAAACTTAGGCGGTATTAAAGAGATGAAGGATCTCCCCGGCATCCTCTTTATCATCGATACCCGAAAAGAAGAAATCGCTATCAGAGAAGCCCGCTCCCTAGGTATTCCCATTATCGCTGTTGTAGATACCAACTGCAACCCCGAAGGCATCGACTATCCGATTCCCGGAAACGATGATGCAATCAGAGCTATTTCGCTCTTTACGGGCGTAATTGCTAATGCAGTTATCGAAGCCGATAACGAGCATGGTCTTAAAATCATCGAAAACCTTCAAGAAGATGAAGAATCAGGTGATTCAGGCGTTGATCCCTATCAGGACAGAGAAGAAGAAATTACAGATTATTCCAACTATACTCCCAAAGATGAAGCTTCAGGAGATGATGAGGATGACGATGAAAATTCTCTCGTAAACGATGAGGATTTGTACGACGACAAATAATAGGACGATAGGAGAAATTTATGGACATTAAAGCATCTGATGTAAAAGAATTACGCGATAAGACCGGTGCAGGAATGATGGAATGTAAAAAAGCCTTACAGCACTGCAACGGAGACGCTAAAGAAGCTGAAAAATATTTAAAAGAAAAAGGTTTGGCCGCTGTCGAAAAAAGAGCCGACAGGGTAACAAGCGAAGGTATCATAGTTATCAAAAACGATCACAAAAAGGCTGTTATGCTCGAGATGACCTGCGAAACAGACTTTGTTGCAAAAAATGCAGACTTTATCGCTGTCGGTGACGATATTGCAAATACGGCCTTTGATAAGGACATTTCTGAGGTTACTCCCGAACTTAACGATAAGCTTTTGGATTTGGCTACCCGCGTACGCGAGAACATGAACCTCACTCGCTTAATCAACGTAAAGGCCGGGGCAGACGAGTATCTTTCACGCTACATTCACTCCGATAAAAAAACCGGTGTTATTGTGGTTTTAAAGTCTGATAAACCCGAAATCTTTGAAAAAGCCGAGATACAGGAATTTGCTTATGACTGCTGTTTACATGCAGCCGCCTTTATGCCCCTCTATGTAAAAAAAGAGGATGTAGATGCAGCTTATATCAAAGAACAGGAAGAAATTTTTAGAGGTCAGGTTGCCGAATTGGATAAACCCGATAATGTAAAAGAAGGCATCGTTAAGGGAAAAATTTCAAAACACTTATCCGAAATCTGCTTCCTTGAGCAGGCCTTTGTAAAAGACGATAAACTTTCCGTTTCAAAGAAAATGGCCGAAGTCGGTAAAGAGGCCGATGCTTCTTTGAGCTTGTCAAAACTGGTTATTTTTCAGTTAGGACTCGGAATGTAAGTAAAGACCTTTTTAATGCTGCGGGGTACTGCCTTGCAGCATTAATTCTTAAGTTTTAAAATCAAACATCGGAGGCAAAGATCATGATAGAAGAAGTTAAAAAGAATTGTGAAGAAAAAATGAAAAAAGCGGTTGCCGCATTAAAAGAAGAATTCAATATGCTGAGAACCGGACGGGCATCTTCAGCTCTTTTTGATAAGATAAGAGTAAATTGCTATGGAGAGTCCACTCCCCTTAACCAGCTTGCAAATATTTCTATCCCCGAAGCAAGGCTTGTAGTAATTCAGCCCTGGGATAAGGGCTTATTGGTCGAAATTGAAAAGGCCGTTTTACAGGCTGATCTTTCGGTTAATCCCACAAATGACGGAAAAGTTATACGCATTGCAATTCCGCCTTTGACCGAGGAAAGAAGAAAGGATCTTGCAAAAAAGGCAAAGACCATTGCCGAAAATTCCCGCGTTTCAGTCCGTAACATCAGGCGTGACGGAATCGATGAGGCAAAAAAATTACAAAAGGACGGAAAGATAAGCGAAGACCAGCTAAAGACAGCCGAGGATTCCTTCCAAAAATCCACTGATGCTTACATTGCCGAAATAAATAAGGTTCTTGAAGCAAAAGAAAAGGAAATAATGGAAAACTAAATGTCCGATGACTTAAAACATATCGCCATTGTCATGGACGGCAATGGCCGATGGGCAAAAAAAAGAGGACTTCCCCGATCTATGGGGCATAGGGAGGGGCTTAATACGGTTAAGAGGATAACAAAGGCTGTATCAGATTTAGGAATTCCTTATATAACACTTTATATATTTTCTACCGAAAACTGGAAAAGAACCGAAAAGGAGGTCGGCTTTTTAATGGGGCTTATTAAACAGCATTTAAAAGCCGAGCTTAAGTTTTATGCCGATAATAATATCCGTATAGAGCATATAGGCAATTTAAGCGGATTACCTAAAGATATTCAAGATGAAATTAATTCGGTAAGGGAGAGGACTTCAGACTATACAGGAACTGCGATTGTGCTTGCCATAAATTACGGAGCACATGATGAAATTATAAGAGCAATAAAGAAAATAAATGCAGATGATATTTCTTCAATAGATGAAGAAGCGTTTTCCGCAAAATTGGATACAGGTACTATTCCTCCGGTTGACTTGCTTATAAGAACAGGAGGAGAAAAACGCTTAAGCAATTTTTTGCTATGGCAAAGTGCTTATGCGGAGCTCTATTTTACCGATACCTTGTGGCCGGATTGGACAGTAGAAAATTTATATGAAGCCATAGAAGATTATAAAAAAAGGAACAGACGTTACGGAAACGCCTAATTTAATAAAGGGAGAAATAAAATGAAAATTAAAAAAATTATTGAAAGACTGATCCTATTTTTTATAGGCACGCCATTAGTCTTAGCTTCTATTTATCTTGTTCCCCATTATAATTTTTGGGTTTACCATATCGAATTATTGATTGTATGTTTAATTGCAAATTATGAGATATATAATATCCTTTCCCAAAGGTCTGCTGTTTATCCTAAAAATATACTTGCTTTTTTCGGAGCAGTTTTGATGCTTGCTTCATACCTTATAGGGTTGCATTCGGTTCCTTTTCAATATATCTTTATTGTGCTCGGATGTGTAATAGTCGGAATGCTTTTTATGGAAATACTATTTTCTCTGTCAGGGAATTTTATTAATAGCATTGCCCGTCTTACAACTGGAATGTTTATGCTCATCTATCCTTGGGGACTTGCAGTTTATTTATCTGCAATATCGAGTCTACCAAATGGGGGGGCACTCATAATAATATTTCTTCTTATGAGTTTCGGCTGCGATTCATTTGCGTGGCTTTTAGGTATGCTTTTCGGAAAAAGTAACCGAGGGTTTATTAAGGCCAGCCCGAAAAAAAGTATTGTAGGCTTTATAGGAGGCTTTGCAGGTTCAGTTATAGCAGCCTATATTTCATTTTACTTTTTTAATAAACAATTTAACGGAAAATTACGAGAGCTAATAATAATCGCTCTTGCTACGTCTTTATTCGCTATCATCGGCGACATAATAGAATCTATTTTAAAGCGTTCTGCAGATGTAAAGGATTCAGGTAAGGTAATTTTAGGGAGGGGCGGAATTCTTGACAGTATTGACTCCCTGATTATAGCGGCTCCAGTATTCTATACACTTTCTATGTTCTTGTTAGGCGGTTTCTAATGGGAAAAAAACGGGTTATCGTCCTCGGTGCAGGCGGTTCAATCGGAAAAAACTCTTTAGAAATAATAAGAAGATTTTCCGATAGGTTTGAGCTCGCAGGTTTTTCCGTTCATTCAAATTTGGAATTTGCAAAAAATCTTCTTGCCGAATTTAAAAATGCACAATTTGTTTCTACAAAAAAAACGGATTCAAAATTAAAACACGAGATAGATGTTGAAGCTGTAAGGCAGCTGATAGAAAAATCGAGGGCCGATATAGTCATTAACGGTATAGCAGGTTCGGCCGGTTTAAAGGCCTCTGTAGAGGTTATAAAAATCGGCTTGGATTTAGGTCTTGCTAATAAAGAAACCATAGTAGAGGCGGGCGAGCTAATTTTTAAAGATGCCGAAAAATCCGGCAGTACAATAATTCCTGTCGACTCGGAACACGCTGCGATTTTTCAGCTTATAAATGCCCACAAAAAAGAAAATATCGAAAAGATTATAATCACTGCCTCGGGCGGCCCCTTTTTGAATACGCCTAAGGAAAAGCTTAGCACAATGAAACTTGAAGATGCCTTAAAGCATCCTACATGGAAGATGGGCGGAAAAATTACGATAGACTCGGCATCCCTTGCAAACAAGGCCCTAGAGGTGATTGAGGCTGTAAAGCTCTTTTCTTTTCCGCCTGAAAAAATCGAAGTTACGGTTCATCCTCAAAGTATAATTCATTCGATGGTGCAGTGTAAAAACGGTGAGATCTTTGCTCAAGCCTCTCCTCCCGATATGAAAAATCCTATTTTAAATGCTTTAAGTTTTCCCGAAATGCCTGAAACTTTTTTAAAGCCCTTGGATTTTTCTAAAATTATAAAATTGGAATTTATACCCCCCAGAACCGATGCCTTCCCCATGCTGGCCTTGGGATTCGAAGCGGCTAAAAAAGGCGGAGCTTATCCTATCGCCTTTAATGTTGCAAATGAAGAAGCCGTTGAGGCCTTTATGCATGGAAAGATAGGCTTTACCGATTTGGCGGACATTACCCAAGAAGTTTTAAATTCGGATTGGACTATGAAACCTTCTTCTTATGAAGAAGTTTATGACTATGAAAACAGGGCAAGAGCTATTGCCTTGGCAAGGATACTTGCCCGCAACTCCTCTTGCAATAAGATTTATTAAGATGGAAAATTTATGATTAAGATTTTAATAGGTTTGATTATATTGAGCATCATGGTTTTTATCCATGAGTTGGGACATTTTATTGCCGCAAAACTGTGCGGTGTTGCGGTTGAAAGTTTTTCGATAGGCTGGGGCCCCGTTCTTTTTAGAAAAAAGAAGGGAGACACAGAGTATAGAATTTCTGCAATTCCCATGGGAGGTTATTGCGGTATGAAGGGAGAAAAGGCCTTTCAGCAGGCCATCGAAGAAAACTTATCTGCAATTCCTAAAAAAGAAGGCGAACTTTACGGTGTTCACCCTTTTAAGCGGATTATAATTGCTTTTGCCGGCCCCTTTGCAAACTATATAAGTGCAGTTCTTGCTCTTGCGATTGTAAGTGCCATAGGTTCAAGCTATTATACGAGTTCTAACAAGATAGCTCCCGTTTATTACTACAACGAAGCCGATGACTCTCCAGCCCGCGAGGCCGATTTAAGAATGGGGGATGTGATTTTAAGCATTAACGGCGAGAAAACCGAAACCTTTGCCGACATTGTGCGGCTCATAGTGCCCGAAGCAAAGGAAGAGGTTACCTTAAAAATAGAAAGAGAAGGGCAAATCATTACAAAAAAACTTAGGCCCAAGCTCGACCCAAAAACCGGAGCAGGCATAATCGGCTTTTATTCTTTTATTCCTCTTGAAATAGAAGGCGTAAAACCTTCTTCTTCGGCCGAGCTTGCAGGACTTAAAAAGGGCGACCTCATTACATCAGTAAACGGAATTGAAGTTGCCAATACTGTAGACTTAAGCCGTGCCCTGGATGGGATAAACGAAAAAACAGCCGAATTGGGAGTATTAAGAGACGGAAACAAGATAGCAAGAACCGTGAGCCTTATCCGTACGGAAAACGGAATAGATCTGGGTATAAATATAAAGAGCATCAAGGTTGAGATTCCCGGAACGGGCTTTTTTAAAAGCATAGCGAACGGCTTTATTTCGACTCATAAGAGTTTTATATTAACATTCAAAAGTTTAAGTCTCTTGTTTAAGGGAGTTGACTTACGGCAGGCTGTATCAGGGCCGGTACGCATTACCCACATGCTTGGCGATGTCGCCGCCCAAGGTTTTAAGGCCGGTTTTTTAATCGGGCTTTCGGATATCCTAAACTTTGTAAGCATAATTTCGATTTCACTTTTTATAATGAATTTATTGCCGATTCCGATTTTGGACGGAGGCTTAATTCTTTTTGCCTTTATCGAATTTATATTTAGAAGGCAAATACATCCTAAAGTCCTGTACTATGTTCAGTTTATCGGCATAGCCTTTATCGGTATAGTTTTTATTTTTGCCCTTTGGGGAGACATAGGATATTTTTTAGGCAGGTAAGTTTACAAATATGAAAAAGATAAGGTTTGCAGTTATAATTTTTATTTTGAGTCTCCTTTTGTTTTCATGTAATGTAAAAAACGATAAAGAGCTTATTTCGGGTATTTTTGAAGGAGACGGGCAAAGCCTGATGGGGCCGATAAAAGTAAGGGTTGTGATAGAAAAAAGCGAAATTAAAAATATAGATGTTCTTGAGTATGCCGATACTCCCGGCTATAGCGATACGGTTTTTGAGTTTCTGCCTAAAAAGATTGTCGAAAAAAATTCTACAAATGTGGATATTGTGGCAGGGGCCAGCTTAACGAGCAAGGCCTTGCTGGAGGCCGTAGATGATGCCTTAAAAAAAGCCGACCTCTATATCGAAAAAGAATAGCCCCTGTTAAATAAGGTTTTTCCTATTGCACTACAATATTTACAAGCTTATCCGGCACGGTTATTATCTTTTTAATTTCCTTGCCTTCAATGTTGCGGATTGCTCCCTCATTTGAAAGAGCAAGGCGTTCAAGTTCCTCTTTAGAGGTGCCTGCTTCTACCTCAAACTTACCGCGGAGCTTGCCGTTTACCTGTACTACAACCGTGCATGTTTGGTCAACGCAGAATTTTTCGACAAACATCGGCCAGTGAGAATAGGCTATCGATTCATCATTCCCCATCTTTTGCCAAAGCTCTTCAGCCAAGTGGGGAGCGTAAGGGTTTAAAAGTTTTACAAAATTATACCAAACATAGTGGGGTATCTTTTTGTGCTTTGAAACCTCGTTTATAAAAATCATCATCTGGCTTATGGCCGTATTAAAGTTAAGAGAGGCCGTATCCTCGGTTACCTTTCTAATCGTTTTATTTAAGAGAACGGTCAAGGCCTTAGTTTCAGGAGTCGAGGTATCGTTGACGGGAGTTTTGTAGATTTCCCTATCGGAAAGGTTCCAGATTTTTTCCAAAAATCTGAACACGCCCATTATACCGCTTGTGTTCCAAGGTTTTGAAACCTCCAATGGGCCTAAGAACATTTCGTAGAGCCGGAGAGTGTCTGCTCCGTATTCCTTTATTATGTCGTCAGGGTTGATAACGTTCTTTAAGCTCTTGGACATCTTGGCTATTACCTGCTCAAGTTTCTCGCCTGTTTCTATGTCTTCAAATTCGGTTTCGGATATTTTTTTAACCTTATCGGCCGGAACAAGGCTTTTGTTTTTTCGCATATAGGCAAAGGAGGTTATCATTCCCTGATTTACAAGCCGTGTAAAGGGTTCCTTTGTAGAAACAAGGCCTAAGTCATATAAGACCTTGTGCCAAAATCTTGCATATAATAGGTGAAGAACTGCATGCTCCGTTCCTCCTACATAGAGGTCTACCGGCATCCAGTAATCGCACTTGTTTTTGTCGGCAAAGGCTTCGTTGTTATTGGGATCTGCATAGCGGAGATAGTACCAGCAAGAACCCGCCCACTGGGGCATGGTATTGGTTTCGCGTTTTGCTTCTTTTCCGCACTTGGGGCATTTTGTATTTACCCAAGAATCGATTGCAGCCAAGGGGCTTTCTCCCGTTCCTGTGGGAGTATAGCTTTCGACTTGGGGAAGGCTTAGGGGAAGATCATGCTCGTCTATTGGAACTATGCCGCAGCATGGGCAGTGTACTAAGGGTATGGGCTCTCCCCAGTAGCGCTGGCGGCTGAAGATCCAGTCGCGGAGCTTATAGTTTACGGCTTTTTTTGCAATACCGAGATTTTCAAGATGCTCGGTTATCTTTGTCTTGGCTTCTTCGGTTTTGAGTCCGTCAAATTGTTTTGAGTTGACAGAATAGCCGTCCTCGGTTGTGCACGCCTTGGGTTCTTCAGAGAAGTCTCTTTTTCCGCCTTCCCATTCTTCTACTCCGGCTACTACCTTGATTTTCGGTAAATTGAATTGAGTTGCAAATTCAAAGTCCCTTTCATCGTGAGCAGGAACAGCCATAATTGCTCCCGTTCCGTAAGAGATTAAAATATAGTCGGAAATCCAGACCGGGATTTTTTGTTCTGTGAGAGGATTGATTGCATAGGCTCCCGTAAAAACGCCGGTCTTGTTTTTTGCAAGGTCGGTTCTTTCAAGATCGCTTTTTTTTGCAGCCTCTTCTATATAATCGGCAACGGCTTTTGATTGTTCCTTTGTAGTTATGCTTTTTACAAGCTCGTGTTCCGGGGCCAATACCATGTAGGTGGCTCCGAAGATTGTGTCGGGGCGGGTTGTATAAACCTTGATCTTTTGCCCTGTTTCTTTTCCTTCCTTATCGATTAGAGCAAAATCTACCTCGGCTCCCGTACTCTTGCCTATCCAGTTCTTTTGCATGATTTTTATGGATTCGGGCCAGTCGAGTTCATCCAAGTCCTCTAGGAGGCGTTCTGCATATTCGGTTATCTTTAAAATCCACTGCCTCAAGTTTTTGCGTTGGATTTGAGCTCCGCACCTTTCGCATTTACCGTCTTTTACTTCCTCATTGGCAAGGCCTGTTAAGCAGGAAGGACACCAGTTGATGGGGGCTTCTTTTTCGTAGGCTAAGCCCTTTTTAAATAATTGGAGAAAGATCCACTGGGTCCATTTATAATAGGATTCTTCGCTTGTAGAAATTTCCCTGTCCCAATCATAGCTTAAACCTATGGACTTTATCTGGTTTCTAAAGGTTTCCATATTTTTTCGGGTAGTGATAAGAGGATGAATACCGGTCTTTATTGCATAGTTTTCTGCAGGGAGACCGAAAGAATCAAACCCCATCGGATGGAGTACATTGTATCCGTTCATGCGTAAAAAACGGCTGTAAATATCCGTTGCAGTGTATCCTTCAGGGTGTCCTACATGAAGTCCGTCTCCCGAAGGATAGGGGAACATATCTAAAATATAAAGCCTCTTATCCTTGGGATAATTTTTGTCTTCGACTGTTCTAAAGGTTTTGTTTTCTTCCCAATATTTTTGCCACTTAGGTTCTATTGTACTAAAAGGATAAGCCATATTTTACTCCAACTAACTTGATGAATTTATCAAAATTGACGAAAAGTATTTTATAGAAAAGAAAGGAAAAATTCAAGGGCCGTCCAAAAATGTACATCCTTGTACATTTTTGGACTTCGAGTTTTTAGCTTCGCAAAAAACTCGTAAGCATGGAACCACCGCCGTCCATGGCGGTTGATGAATGTACATCCTTGTACATTTTTGGACTTCGAGTTTTATACCTTAAACTTACCTACTTCTGCTGATAAGCTTTCTATGTTGCGTTTATTCTTTTGGGTAATCTCGCTTACATCTTGTACTGCGTTGCTGATCTGAATTGCACCGGCTGCCATTTCGTTCATGCTGTCCGTTATCACTCGTGTCAGAGAATCAAGTTTTTGCATTTCGATTGCAACATTTTCACCGCCCCTAAGCATTTCTGCAGAGCCGTCATTTACCTGATTGGTTACTATATTGATGTCGCGGATTGCGGTGAGTACTTCACGGCTGCCGTTTTCTTGTTCCCTCATAGCGTTTATCAAATTTTGACTCATAGTTTTTACTTGGTCGGATAGGTTGAAAATAGTATTGAATTTTTCCTCTGCCGTTTTTGCAGAAGCCGAAAGCATTTCGATTTCTCCTGAAAGTACTTTAAGGGTTGAGGTAATTGTTTTTCCCTGAGTGCTCGATTCTTCTGCCAGCTTGCGTATTTCGTCGGCTACAACGGCAAAGCCCTTTCCTGCCTCGCCTGCATGGGCGGCTTCAATAGCCGCATTCATGGCCAATAGGTTTGTCTGACTTGCAATGTGCTGAATAACATTGCTGGCTTCCAAAAGGCCGCCCGATTCTTCCGCTATGCGTTGCGTTACATTGTTTGCTCCGGCAACAGTTTCCTTTCCGTCAGCAGTGGCAGCTGCGAGGGTCTTGATAACATCGTTTGTTTTATCCAGAGTTTGAGTGATTGAGGCGATATTGCCTACCATCTGCTCTATAGCCGAAGAAGATTCTGCAACGCTTGCTGCCTGATTTTCAATACTTCCGTTAAGATTTTTTATAGTCCGGATAATCTGTCCTACAGTAGCAGCCGTTTCGCTGACACTGGCTGCTTGAGTAAGAGCCTGTCGTTTTACTCCGTCAATATTTGTACTTATCTCATGTACGGCACTGGCTGTTTCCGTCATATTGCTTACAAGCTCCGAACCTGTGTCTGTCATCTCGTCGCTGTTTTTTCCGACTATTTTAATTGATGAGCCGATTTTTTCTATTGTCTGATTAAAGTATTCGGATAAGTCAGTTACCTCATCATTCCCGACCAAGGGCAATCTGACGGTCAAATCTCCTTCACCTTGGGCAATATCCTTGAGAGCGGACACTACAACATTTATAGGCTTTATCATTTTGTAAGCTGCTATAAAAAGTATAACTAAGCTTACCCCTAAGATGGTAAAACCTATAAGCAGCATTCTGTTTCGCAGAACATCAATACTTCCCATAAACTCTTTCATGGGAGCCCTTATAATAACAGTCCAATCTGCGTTGCCCATCTTTGCATAAGAGGCTATATAGGATTCTCCTTCATATTCATAAAATCCTACCTCACTTTTGTGACTGTCCAAAGCTTGTTGAGTAAATTTCGTGAGCGATTCCAACTCAGGGTTTGCTTTTGCTTTCTTTAAAATATTATCCTGCGCATTTACCAAATCAAAATTTTTGTGTGCTATTGTTGTTCCGGAGCGGCCTAAAATATAGCAGTTTCCTGTTTCACCGATTATAATATCATTAATATCGTTGGATAGATGCTCGGCACCTATTGTACAGTTTAATACTGCAGCAACATTCTTATCTTTGCCGTATACGGGAACCGAAAAGACGAAAACGAGTTTATTAAGAGAGCGGGACAAAATTGGCTCTGAGGCAAATCGTTTGCCGCTTTCAGCGGCTTTAAACCATTCTCTATCCTTTACCGATATAACCTGTCCGTCGTTTGAAGTCCTTATCTCCGAAAGATCATACAAATTAAGCTGCTCCAATCTTTCATTAAAAGAGACTTCTTTGTCCAAGACAGCCGCTTTTTCATCATATGGAACGCTTTTATCGGTTAAGATAGGCATACGGGCTATCCCTTCTAAAAATTGGAAAAAAGCCGTAATCCTTCCGTCAATAATTTCTGCCGTATCGGTGGCCTTATCTTTAAGGTGAAGTTCCACCTTTTCGGTTACGGTTTTTCTTGCTGTGCGTACTCCCAAAAAGCCCAGCGTAAACCCTGCCGTAAAAATCAAAGCACCGAATATAATCAGCAGCTTGTTTCTCATTGAAAACCTTTTTTTCATATAGGTTCCTCCCTCAAGTAAAATAATTGTGAATGTGTGAATTGTAAAATATGTGTGAAGCTTTCCATATAAAAACACGTAGGTTTCAATAGTTACACAGTACCTGCCATAATTTTTAAACTTGCCTAGTATTTTTTATACTTATTCCCAAAACCCGATTTTTTGTGTATAATCTTTTCTTATGAAAAATCAAAATCAAACGGTACACCTAAATAAGCTCATCGTAAAGGGTGCCCGTGAACATAACTTAAAAAACATCGATGTGGAGCTTCCCCGTGACAAGCTCATCGTTATATCGGGCCTTTCAGGTTCGGGTAAAAGCTCGCTCGCCTTTGATACCATCTTTGCCGAGGGGCAGCGCCGCTATGTCGAGTCTCTTTCGGCCTATGCAAGGCAGTTTTTAGGCAGGATGGATAAGCCCGATGTGGACTACATTGAAGGGCTTTCTCCCGCTATTTCCATAGAGCAAAAGACTACCCACCGTAATCCCCGCTCCACGGTCGGAACGGTAACTGAAATTTACGACTACTACCGCCTCCTTTTTGCCCGTACGGGGCATGCCCACTGTCCTTCTTGCGGAAAGGAGATTAAGGAGCAGACGGTTGACCAGATTATAGACACAATCATGGGCTGGCCTGAAGGAACCCGCGTTCAGATTCTCGCCCCCATCATAAAGGGAAAAAAGGGAGAACACCAAAAGATTGTAAGCGATGCGATTGCCGCAGGCTTTGTGCGTGCCCGCATCGACGGCCTTCTCGTAAACCTTGAAGACGGAATAAAACTCGATAAACAAAAAAAGCACACAATCGAAATAATCGTAGACCGAATTCAACTGTCGGGCGATGTAAGAAAACGCCTTTCCGAGTCTGTGGAAACCGCCTTGGAAAGTTCGGGCGGAACCCTTCTTGCTACAAGGCAGGACGGCAAGGATTCCCCCGTAACCGAAGTTTTCTTTTCACAAAAAAATGCCTGTTCTGACTGCGGAATTTCGATGCCGGAATTGCAGCCCCGTCTTTTTTCGTTTAATAATCCGATAGGGGCCTGTCCCGAATGTACGGGGCTTGGGGTGACGCAGCACTTTGACCAGGACCTCATAGCCCCCGATAAGAGCCTTTCTTTTAACGAGGGCGTCTTTGTTCCGTATAACCCCGAATCGGACTGGAACAGGGTGCGCTTTGAAGCCCTCGCGGCCCAATACGGCTTTTCCCTTGATACGCCCCTAAATAAGCTCCCCAAAAAGATTCAAGCCATCCTTTGGGAGGGTTCGGGCGACACGAAGATTCAGTTTTCGTACACGGCTAAAAGCGGAACAGGCAAGTACTCTTATAACCGCCCCTGGCCCGGCATAATGGCCGACATGAACCGCAAGTATAACGAATCCTACTCGGCCTCTGTCAGGGAGTACTACGAAAAATTTATGTCGATAAAGCCCTGCAAAACCTGCGGAGGGATGAGGCTTAAGCCCGAGGTGCTCGCCGTAACGGTGGGCAATAAAAACATTCATGAGCTCACCTGTCTTTCGGTAGGGGATTCTATCGGCTTTTTTGAAAAACTAAAACTTTCTGAAACGGAAGAACACATAGCCGCTCAAATCTTAAAAGAAATTAAGGCCCGCTTGGAGTTTATGAAAAACGTCGGGCTTGATTACCTGACCCTCGAAAGAAAGGCTGCAACCCTTTCGGGAGGGGAAGCTCAGCGCATAAGGCTTGCGACCCAGATAGGTTCAAGCTTGATAGGCGTTCTTTATATTTTGGATGAGCCCTCGATAGGGCTTCATCAAAGGGACAATCAGCGCCTTATCGACACCCTTTTATATTTACGCAATTTGGGGAACACCCTCATCGTTGTAGAACATGACGAGCAGACCCTCCGCACGGCCGACTACATTGTAGATCTAGGCCCTGGGGCAGGCGTTCACGGCGGAAACATTACGG
This genomic window contains:
- the rseP gene encoding RIP metalloprotease RseP, which gives rise to MIKILIGLIILSIMVFIHELGHFIAAKLCGVAVESFSIGWGPVLFRKKKGDTEYRISAIPMGGYCGMKGEKAFQQAIEENLSAIPKKEGELYGVHPFKRIIIAFAGPFANYISAVLALAIVSAIGSSYYTSSNKIAPVYYYNEADDSPAREADLRMGDVILSINGEKTETFADIVRLIVPEAKEEVTLKIEREGQIITKKLRPKLDPKTGAGIIGFYSFIPLEIEGVKPSSSAELAGLKKGDLITSVNGIEVANTVDLSRALDGINEKTAELGVLRDGNKIARTVSLIRTENGIDLGINIKSIKVEIPGTGFFKSIANGFISTHKSFILTFKSLSLLFKGVDLRQAVSGPVRITHMLGDVAAQGFKAGFLIGLSDILNFVSIISISLFIMNLLPIPILDGGLILFAFIEFIFRRQIHPKVLYYVQFIGIAFIGIVFIFALWGDIGYFLGR
- a CDS encoding FMN-binding protein, producing MKKIRFAVIIFILSLLLFSCNVKNDKELISGIFEGDGQSLMGPIKVRVVIEKSEIKNIDVLEYADTPGYSDTVFEFLPKKIVEKNSTNVDIVAGASLTSKALLEAVDDALKKADLYIEKE
- the leuS gene encoding leucine--tRNA ligase, coding for MAYPFSTIEPKWQKYWEENKTFRTVEDKNYPKDKRLYILDMFPYPSGDGLHVGHPEGYTATDIYSRFLRMNGYNVLHPMGFDSFGLPAENYAIKTGIHPLITTRKNMETFRNQIKSIGLSYDWDREISTSEESYYKWTQWIFLQLFKKGLAYEKEAPINWCPSCLTGLANEEVKDGKCERCGAQIQRKNLRQWILKITEYAERLLEDLDELDWPESIKIMQKNWIGKSTGAEVDFALIDKEGKETGQKIKVYTTRPDTIFGATYMVLAPEHELVKSITTKEQSKAVADYIEEAAKKSDLERTDLAKNKTGVFTGAYAINPLTEQKIPVWISDYILISYGTGAIMAVPAHDERDFEFATQFNLPKIKVVAGVEEWEGGKRDFSEEPKACTTEDGYSVNSKQFDGLKTEEAKTKITEHLENLGIAKKAVNYKLRDWIFSRQRYWGEPIPLVHCPCCGIVPIDEHDLPLSLPQVESYTPTGTGESPLAAIDSWVNTKCPKCGKEAKRETNTMPQWAGSCWYYLRYADPNNNEAFADKNKCDYWMPVDLYVGGTEHAVLHLLYARFWHKVLYDLGLVSTKEPFTRLVNQGMITSFAYMRKNKSLVPADKVKKISETEFEDIETGEKLEQVIAKMSKSLKNVINPDDIIKEYGADTLRLYEMFLGPLEVSKPWNTSGIMGVFRFLEKIWNLSDREIYKTPVNDTSTPETKALTVLLNKTIRKVTEDTASLNFNTAISQMMIFINEVSKHKKIPHYVWYNFVKLLNPYAPHLAEELWQKMGNDESIAYSHWPMFVEKFCVDQTCTVVVQVNGKLRGKFEVEAGTSKEELERLALSNEGAIRNIEGKEIKKIITVPDKLVNIVVQ
- a CDS encoding methyl-accepting chemotaxis protein, with protein sequence MKKRFSMRNKLLIIFGALIFTAGFTLGFLGVRTARKTVTEKVELHLKDKATDTAEIIDGRITAFFQFLEGIARMPILTDKSVPYDEKAAVLDKEVSFNERLEQLNLYDLSEIRTSNDGQVISVKDREWFKAAESGKRFASEPILSRSLNKLVFVFSVPVYGKDKNVAAVLNCTIGAEHLSNDINDIIIGETGNCYILGRSGTTIAHKNFDLVNAQDNILKKAKANPELESLTKFTQQALDSHKSEVGFYEYEGESYIASYAKMGNADWTVIIRAPMKEFMGSIDVLRNRMLLIGFTILGVSLVILFIAAYKMIKPINVVVSALKDIAQGEGDLTVRLPLVGNDEVTDLSEYFNQTIEKIGSSIKIVGKNSDEMTDTGSELVSNMTETASAVHEISTNIDGVKRQALTQAASVSETAATVGQIIRTIKNLNGSIENQAASVAESSSAIEQMVGNIASITQTLDKTNDVIKTLAAATADGKETVAGANNVTQRIAEESGGLLEASNVIQHIASQTNLLAMNAAIEAAHAGEAGKGFAVVADEIRKLAEESSTQGKTITSTLKVLSGEIEMLSASAKTAEEKFNTIFNLSDQVKTMSQNLINAMREQENGSREVLTAIRDINIVTNQVNDGSAEMLRGGENVAIEMQKLDSLTRVITDSMNEMAAGAIQISNAVQDVSEITQKNKRNIESLSAEVGKFKV